In Lachnospiraceae bacterium, the DNA window AAATGGTTGCAGGAGCCATAGAGGCGGTACAGGCAAAACCAGGGATCCAGGTGCTTTTGGTAGGTCAGGAAACTGTAGTAAATGCAGAACTTTCAAAATATACTTACAATAAAGAACAGATCCAGGTGGTGAACGCCACAGAAGTGATCACCACAGAAGAACCGCCGGTAAATGCCATTCGCAAAAAGAAGGACTCCTCCATTGTGGTAGGCATGAATCTTGTAAAGAATAAAGAAGCAGATGCTTTTGTATCCGCGGGAAGCTCAGGTGCCATCTTAGTAGGCGGACAGGTGATCGTAGGAAGGATAAAAGGTGTGGAACGTCCACCTTTAGCACCTCTTATCCCTACTGAAAAAGGTGTATCACTGCTTATCGACTGTGGTGCTAATGTAGATGCCAGACCTTCTCATCTGGTACAGTTTGCGCAGATGGGTTCCATCTATATGGAACATGTAGTCGGCATCAAAAATCCGAGAGTTGCTATCGTAAATATCGGAGCAGAAGAAGAAAAAGGAAATGCTCTTGTAAAAGAGACATTCCCTCTTTTGAAAGAATGTCCGGATATCAACTTTATTGGCAGCATTGAAGCCAGGGAAATCCCACATGGCGGAGCAGATGTGATCGTCTGCGAGGCATTTACAGGCAATGTGATACTTAAGCTTTACGAGGGCGTGGGAGCTACACTGATCCACATGGTAAAACAGGGAATGATGGCCACACTAAGAAGCAAGATCGGTGCGCTTTTAGTCAAACCAGCTTTAAAAACCACATTAAAGGCATTTGATGCCAGCCAGTACGGCGGAGCACCATTGTTAGGCTTAAAGGGCTTAGTAGTAAAAACCCACGGAAGTTCAAAGCGTACAGAGGTACGCAATTCCATCATCCAATGTGTAACTTTCAAGGAACAGCAGATCAATGAAAAGATAAAAGAGTCCTTGACAGTTGGAAACGGAAAAACAGAAGAAATCAAAGAATAAAGATCTAAGAAAGAGGAGCTAAGAAATGGAATTTGAGAAATTACAGGGAATTATCGCAGAAGTGTTGAACATTGAGCCGGAGGATGTGACAATGGCAGCTACGTTTGTAGATGACCTGGGTGCGGACTCTCTGGACATTTTCCAGATCATCATGGGAATTGAAGAAGAGTTTGACATTGAGATTCCAAATGAGGCTGCAGAACAGATCGTTACCGTTGGGGACGCAGTTGAACAGATTAAGAATGCACTGAACTAAATGGCAGGAATCCAGGGCTGTTATATAACAGCCCTTTTGTGTTGCTATACAATGTCCTTTCGGCATAAAATTTCCGGGAGAACATTACATCCGCAAGGAGGATACGATATTATGAATATACGGTTAAAAGAACTGGAAGATAAAATTTCTTATCACTTTCAGGACAAAAATTTACTGACACAGGCGCTGACTCATAGTTCCTATGCAAACGAACACCGCCTGGACCACAATCACTGTAACGAGCGTTTAGAATTTTTAGGCGATGCAGTCCTTGAAATCGTTACCAGCGATTTTCTCTATCATAAATATACTGATAAACCAGAAGGCGATCTGACCAAGATCAGAGCCAGCATCGTATGTGAACCTACACTGGCATATTGCGCTGAAGATATCCAGCTGGGAAGCTATCTGTTTTTAGGCAAAGGTGAAGATGCTACCGGAGGAAGGAACCGCAATTCTGTTGTTTCAGACGCTATGGAAGCTGTTATCGGAGCCAT includes these proteins:
- the plsX gene encoding phosphate acyltransferase PlsX — translated: MIKIAVDAMGGDLAPVEMVAGAIEAVQAKPGIQVLLVGQETVVNAELSKYTYNKEQIQVVNATEVITTEEPPVNAIRKKKDSSIVVGMNLVKNKEADAFVSAGSSGAILVGGQVIVGRIKGVERPPLAPLIPTEKGVSLLIDCGANVDARPSHLVQFAQMGSIYMEHVVGIKNPRVAIVNIGAEEEKGNALVKETFPLLKECPDINFIGSIEAREIPHGGADVIVCEAFTGNVILKLYEGVGATLIHMVKQGMMATLRSKIGALLVKPALKTTLKAFDASQYGGAPLLGLKGLVVKTHGSSKRTEVRNSIIQCVTFKEQQINEKIKESLTVGNGKTEEIKE
- the acpP gene encoding acyl carrier protein, whose amino-acid sequence is MEFEKLQGIIAEVLNIEPEDVTMAATFVDDLGADSLDIFQIIMGIEEEFDIEIPNEAAEQIVTVGDAVEQIKNALN
- the rnc gene encoding ribonuclease III — protein: MNIRLKELEDKISYHFQDKNLLTQALTHSSYANEHRLDHNHCNERLEFLGDAVLEIVTSDFLYHKYTDKPEGDLTKIRASIVCEPTLAYCAEDIQLGSYLFLGKGEDATGGRNRNSVVSDAMEAVIGAIYLDGGFASAKEYIHRFILNDIEHKQLFYDSKTILQEIVQGRQDGELTYEILKEEGPDHNKSFEVRALVGPKEVGRGKGRTKKAAEQLAAYNGILKLKAGEACI